Sequence from the Mixophyes fleayi isolate aMixFle1 chromosome 4, aMixFle1.hap1, whole genome shotgun sequence genome:
tacagagggacctgtggttgtggagtccagcggggacaaattgataatgtgtgaggaggaggaggaagtacacactgtagggggagaggaatcagaggttgaggatgaggacgacatcttgcctcagtagagcctgtttagtttgtacagggagagatgaatagcttttttggtgttggggcccaaacaaaccaatcatttcagccacagttgtttggtaggccctgtcgctgaaatgattggtttgttaaagtgtgcatgtcctatttcaacaacataagggtgggtgggagggcccaaggacaattccatcttgcacctctttttttggcattatgtgctctttggagcctagtttttcaaactgccatccagtctgccactgcagtgccactactagatgggccacgtgtttgtgccgcccacttgtgccgcttagcttagacatccagctatctcggtgcaaccttttggccttaaaacaatattgagaggtgtgaggtgtttagaatagactggaaatcagtggaaattattgttattgaatgttatagaggttaataatagcgtaggagtgaaaaacaacaaaaaaaaccagtttttattcttaaaaaaaaataaaaattcagagccgaaaaccctaaatcagaaccaaaaccttgagtcgggtgttttggcaaaacaaatcagaacccaaaacctaaagctaatcagaactcaaaacactaaaagtggccggtgcacaccctttttattaaatgtgaattgtattcattttacttaatttcaaatgtagggctggttgcagggagggaggcctaattattaaagggggtgctatgGATTTATTAATGGAactgtttggggactcctaaactttatgtacccgtccccccccccccccccatatagggccccgacatcccagaatccacacaagcagcaactgatctaaagacaccagcagccgcaggtggtgGAATGTGACaagatcaggtaggagagagcacgaccatctgccaactgtcctgaagatGATGGGGCAgcgcagaatttgggtgactgtctcgcttagtcagaatttggtctgTCTGCAAGGACAGTGGGGAGGtaagtcctgcttcacactgtactgctcgtgatatCAGAGATGCgtgcacctatcagtagtgcacacagtattgcctgtttatttgtctaaaatgaagaccatatcAGACAATAGGGGacacccctgtcttaagtgccccaggcccaccagaaccttaatccagctctgaccacAGGGATATCCGCAAACAGGCACCACATGGGGGTGTATTAATTATCTTTGATTCCTCACGGTCTTGCCATACTCAGGTTCTACCTATCCATAGGCACCGATCGGCAAAACACCCTGCCAGAAACCAGCACAAAACACACAAGaacaaacaaacagcaaagaCAGAGACCACTCACCTGGAGCGTCATGTCTCTTTGATGGCCGTGTACTCTGCTTCTCAGCAGCTGTGAGGGCAAAACACAGAAACACAAATAGTACGATTGGGGTAACAGTGCGTATACCCCTCTTACTTACATGCGGACAGCTTGGTGTAAACATGGTGGTGACAGTGGATTCTATGCTAGTGGGCACGTATCTCTAAACGGATCTTACGAGCGAGGGGAACAGTCCCTGGTGGTTAGTGGTGATACAGACGTAGGCATAGTGCCAAATTATTGTATGGCTACAGGCTCTAAGCCTGACTCACGTGCCCAACCTAGGCTCTAAACCTAATAAATGCAGGACAGGCTCCAAGCCTGAATCCACCCCGGCCCCCAGGGTCATGGCCTGGCCAATTGTACCCCAAATATTAATGTCTTGAAATACACCTAAAAAGCCCCCGGGCCTTGTACATGACTATCTACTCCACGGTCCTAGTGCCTATAGATGTGCCCACATTATGTAAATCATagttacctgctccgcgcaggaatcaGATGTTCTCCAACCGTTTCCACTTCTTCCAGTCCTTCCAGCCAAtggtgcctcttctcctgttcggtgctGAAATTGATTGAAGTGACTCTGTCCTCTTCAGGCTGCGCTGGACTCAGCAAAATTCAAATGGTCGACTAAGAGCCGGGACTGGCTGGTCATTGATTGGCTGACCGCTATCATGTTCAGATTCGCTGTTGTCAATCCCGGTGAGAGCGTACGGGAGCCCAGACTTACCTGCCCTTGATCAGAGGTCTAGTAAGCAGAATCCTCTTCTTTTTTAACCTCCTTGTTGGCTCCAGTGCTGTCTTCCTCAGGATACCCTTCTACACTGAGACTTACAGTACCGCAACAGTTTAATTTGTGTATCTCTTCCCTCAGTTTTGAATTTCAGTAAAGGAGAGTTTGGTGGTCTGGGTATGATGGTGTATTCTTCAGCCTCATCAATGGTCCATCCAAATGCAGCCcgaattaaacttttatttatttcagtgataaaaattgtaaatacaatatttagatttagcagtgaattaatgggaagaaaaaaacTAGAAGAGTATTTCTATACCTCTTAAACATGAAATTAGTATAAATAATGTGATACTAAAACCCTtcctctcctgttttgtgtcgtCTCTGAAACTATATTACTTtgcttttaaatggaaaaaaaagtgttgtttaattttataatggTGCTTTAATGCTTATAAAGTTCTTGTGAAACTTGAAACAAACACGTTATAAAGTAGAAACACCATTCATGAGAGAAATTACTTCTCAGCTAGTTTAGTATTACAACATCGCCACCTGCTGTCCAATAAGCTACTTGTGGCTGAGATGTCCGCTTTATTATAGAGCCCGCTTTCCCGGCAACCCTTGTCAATGCCGAGCtgcattctgggagatgtagtttggaTAGAAGGCGGAAGGAATTGGAAGCaggtaatgtaataaagtgttattGTGTGCGCACAAGGAAGGGCCATGGTCACCTcacattggggcacatttatcaatcatcggcaaaaatgaacaatagttatcaatccttatcgcatggataaggattgaactatttctcagatttattaaaaacggatcacagaagcagcagttgcgataaactgctgttcctgtgataaaaaaaaatcacacttaccccgcctcttccgaATGCGgtgtccacggatctcctccaggtgttcttcatttttctttactctggaactgcgcatgtgcagttcgaaaaactgcacatgcgcaaaaaaaaaacatccccgatctgtctctgcaactatagttgcagagacagcggTGAATGACagcgagggatcatgtgatccctccacacatgcgctgtccagctctgctcttcggaccagagctgacagcactgaaatctgacagcactgaaatctgacatttATGATAATaagcgccagcttcagctggcgtacattatcaagacaagtttccccccaaaaaatagtttttttcggaaCATGTTAGATTACGGCCAAGAGAAGTCACCATACTAttcggtgactgctcccaaaaacgtagaggagtgcaaagcagcatatatccacgatatctgctacgATGCACCCTttataaatatgcggaggacacagagggaccttaatttcacggtaagagcactattgtgctttcttaaatatgccccattggcTTTGGAAGTGCTGGGACGTCCCCAGCCTGCTCCCCTAAAAACATCCCTTAGGTGCTGCACACACCGGCCACTAGTACTTGTGACATTGAAGGGGCATCACTcagtgggacatatctcccaactgtcaccgAATCAGGACAAAAGTCCTTAAATGTGGGACGGCAGGACTGTCCCTCCAGAATCAATTGCTTCCATGGTGTTGGTGGTTATCACGTTGAACAACCCGGCCAGTGTGGTAAACAGCCCGGCTGACATGTTGATCTCATCTGGAGGGACAGATCGCTGCTCGGTATGTTCTTAGTATGTTGATCACTCCCATGTGAAACAGGCTTGTAAAacatgacaggtcctctttaaattACACCCTTCATGTATGCagtgaggcagccatgttgtttcctgaactaatattcatgagaatacaagaTATCAAGTGACCAGTAGGTAGTGACCACTGAGGCCTGAAGTACAGAGATTCCTCTTGTTCCTAATTAATTGATGTTGCACTGAAGGCTGCATTGTTCATGTATATTGGTTTACCCCCAACATGTCTGtatccactgtgtgcaggtggaGACCACTGTAAGATGCAGTTTGACTTGTGATCAAAAACTTGTTTATGTATCTTGAGAGATCTCaagctataaaattaattaaaaataatatatagtaatatgtgTTTGTTACTTTGCAGCCtgtgttacagaatgaatggacagtgCTGAGTCAAGGTACCTTCAATATGGGCATGAGAGGCTGCAAGCAGACTAAATATACATCTCAACTATGCCCAGCACCCTGCTCTTGGTGTTGAAAAATAATTAAGAGAAGGAATTTGATAAAGCCAGAGAAGTACACAGATGCCAGCGAACATATTTTGCTCAGCTTACTTTGTAGAGGATTAGTCTTTGGGTTTTTACTACAAATACTACATTGTGAACTATCATAATGATTATCTTGTAGCTTAAACCACTagaatgttttacatttacataatatgCAGTCAAACAACCAAAAACCGCGCACACAGCCATGTACAATCGATCAATTAAAGGAGACATTAAATTGCTTTACTTCGTAAGCTATACACTGCAAACAATAGGAGCGACTGAGCGGGAATTTTAAATTCGCAAACGGTTGAGCGCTCAGCGAATCAGTGATAAGGGGGGAACCGAAGCCCGCGTCACACAACGTACAAAGAACCGCTGCCTACTGGACACGCCCCCTTCCTCTTATGTCCCCTATCAGGTCCGACCCAGCTGCATAAAAGAAGCTTGTTGCGCAGCTAAACTGTATCAGTTGGAACATTTTTGACTGAAAGTTACATCATGTCTGGACGCGGTAAAGGAGGCAAGGGGCTCGGGAAAGGCGGTGCtaagaggcacaggaaggttcTCCGTGATAACATCCAGGGcatcactaaaccagctatccgtCGTTTAGCTCGTAGGGGAGGTGTGAAGCGCATCTCTGGGCTCATCTACGAGGAAACCCGCGGTGTCTTGAAGGTCTTCCTGGAGAATGTGATCCGTGATGCCGTCACTTACACAGAGCACGCAAAGAGAAAGACTGTCACAGCCATGGATGTCGTGTATGCCCTGAAACGTCAGGGTCGCACTCTGTACGGATTcggaggctaatttctttgtctatccCATTACAAACCACAAAGGCCCTTCTAAGGGCCGCCCACCATGTCTGTAAAGAGCTGTACGACTAATGTCCAGGACCGTGAGAGGTTTAGCTCCCTAATATCACGTTACACACACACCTATGATTACTTGTTTCTGCACAATACTGTGATTATCGACGTCATCGTTCAGTCTGTAATTTATATTAGCTATAATGGGGCCACATCGATTTCATCCCGTGTATAAATTGAGCGGTCTAATCTGTTTACAGCATGCGTCTACTAATTTATACCCCCACATGCTGCTTGCCATATTTGGGTGGATGTGCAAGTGAATCACTAACCCGGAACCCGCTTGCTCTTTGGAGCCACCCACCTTTTCCCGAGATATTGTGTAAAAGGCTGTTGGCTTTGGGAGGGGAATGTTGACGGATTCCCGTGAATTGCACAGTATTACCAGAGGGAACAAAGGAAACGAGTCAGACGTGGACAACAACGGCCCAGTGTTAATTATCTAATCGCGCTGATCATATAGAATATGTGTAATTAGAATCCACATCGGCAAACAAAATGCAGAGATTTTACACATAGATAATAACTTCTGATTAAAATGTTACTACACAGAATAATGCTGCAGCTCGTTTAGAGAAAGatttggtggctctgaaaagagcctttgtgctgtGTGTAAGTCAGTGCCGAGTCCTTATGCCCTCTCCCCTCGGATCCTGCGGGCCAGCTGGATGTCTTTGGGCATGATGGTCACCCTCTTAGCGTGGATGGCGCACAGGTTGGTGTCCTCGAAGAGCCCCACCAGATAAGCCTCGCTGGCCTCTTGCAGAGCCATGACAGCCGAGCTCTGGAAGCGCAGGTCGGTCTTGAAGTCCTGGGCGATCTCCCGCACCAAGCGCTGGAAGGGCAGCTTGCGGATCAACAGCTCAGTGGACTTCTGGTAGCGGCGGATCTCCCTCAGAGCGACGGTGCCTGGCCGGTAACGGTGAGGTTTCTTCACACCACCGGTAGCTGGGGCGCTCTTCCGGGCGGCTTTA
This genomic interval carries:
- the LOC142150288 gene encoding histone H3, yielding MARTKQTARKSTGGKAPRKQLATKAARKSAPATGGVKKPHRYRPGTVALREIRRYQKSTELLIRKLPFQRLVREIAQDFKTDLRFQSSAVMALQEASEAYLVGLFEDTNLCAIHAKRVTIMPKDIQLARRIRGERA
- the LOC142150870 gene encoding histone H4 produces the protein MSGRGKGGKGLGKGGAKRHRKVLRDNIQGITKPAIRRLARRGGVKRISGLIYEETRGVLKVFLENVIRDAVTYTEHAKRKTVTAMDVVYALKRQGRTLYGFGG